One window of the Rhizorhabdus dicambivorans genome contains the following:
- a CDS encoding HAMP domain-containing protein, which produces MNAHTPHDGLDRRQLVSALRSLRRGDFSVRLPDDFAGTDGEIAQLFNEVVDINRQITDELGRLSIVVGKEGKITQRARVKSATGGWESAIRSINELIEDMVQPTAEVARVIGAVAKGDLSQAMAVEIDGRALRGEFLRIGKVVNTMVEQLASFASEVTRVAREVGTEGKLGGQAVVKGVAGTWKDLTDNVNLMAANLTGQVRNIAEVTTAVASGDLSKKITVEVKGEILELKNTINVMVDQLNSFASEVTRVAREVGTEGKLGGQARVEGVAGTWKDLTDNVNLMADNLTGQVRNIAEVTTAVASGDLSKKITVDVKGEILELKNTINVMVDQLNGFASEVTRVAREVGTEGKLGGQAQVRGVAGTWKDLTDNVNLMADNLTGQVRNIADVTTAVARGDLSKKITVDVKGEILELKNTINTMVDQLNGFASEVTRVAREVGTEGKLGGQAQVPGVDGTWKDLTDNVNLMADNLTGQVRNIAEVTTAVARGDLSKKITVDVKGEILELKNTINVMVDQLNSFASEVTRVAREVGSEGKLGGQAQVEGVGGTWKDLTDNVNLMAGNLTGQVRNIAEVTTAVARGDLSKKITVDVKGEILELKNTINVMVDQLNSFASEVTRVAREVGSEGKLGGQAQVEGVGGTWKDLTDNVNAMAANLTGQVRNIAEVTTAVALGDLSKKITVDVKGEILELKNTINTMVDQLNSFASEVTRVAREVGTEGKLGGQAQVRGVAGTWKDLTDNVNLMADNLTGQVRNIADVTTAVARGDLSKKITVDVKGEILALKDTINVMVDQLNGFASEVTRVAREVGTEGKLGGQAQVPGVGGTWKDLTDNVNLMATNLTNQVRGIADVVTAVAQGNLKRKLTVDAKGEIAALAETINFMIDTLSTFGDQVTNMAREVGIEGKLGGQARVPGAAGLWRDLTDNVNAMATNLTNQVRSIADVATAVTKGDLTRSVAVEASGEMAALKDNINEMIRNLKEQTLKNAEQDWLKTNLARFSRMLQGERDLTTVSNLIMSELAPLVNAQYGVFYVAKREADETVLELAASYGAENREELKREFQLREGLVGQAAADKRPILLKNAPSDFIRIGSGLGHAAPSNVNILPALFEDDVKAVIELASFSDFNETHQTFLDQLMESVGIVLNTIAATMRTEGLLKQSQLLTQELQARQTELTTKQEELHATNEELQEKAQLLENEKKQVEAKNLEIDMARRAIEEKAEQLALTSKYKSEFLANMSHELRTPLNSLLILSKLLADNPQGNLNEKQTEFARTIHSAGSDLLSLINDILDLSKIESGTVSIEIGDMPMGSLKLHMERTFRQLAADKNLDFRVEFDQALPASIRTDEKRLQQIVLNLLSNAFKFTAHGSVTLAVRNAKAGWSSSNPVLRNADGVIEIAVTDTGIGIPKDKQKLIFEAFQQADGTTSRKYGGTGLGLSISREIARLLGGELQVRSNPGEGSTFTLFVPTHTVAPATTGEGTPARYDNSGANVPSALPAPMEVTDDREALGDAPFVLIVEDDPTFASILLDVAHEAGLKGVVSTAGAGTLATARKMQPHAITLDLGLSDIDGFVLLDLLKHDPQTMDIPIHVISGADRLASAHSLGAAGVTEKPASPDALKSVFEGLLARIDSEPARPPLTLIEGSDPAPTLRPVPELAGARILIVDDDIRNIYSLTSVLESYDVQVLHAERGADGILILEQTPGIDIALIDIMMPEMDGYETMQQIRERPQLAELPLIAVTAKAMKGDRQKCLDAGASDYIAKPVDIELMLALLRVWIARSRASSAGALEHSAAE; this is translated from the coding sequence GTGAACGCCCATACCCCCCATGACGGCCTCGACCGCCGTCAATTGGTGTCCGCCCTCCGCAGCCTTCGGCGCGGTGATTTTTCGGTGCGCCTGCCTGATGATTTCGCCGGTACCGATGGCGAGATCGCGCAGCTGTTCAACGAAGTCGTCGATATCAACCGCCAGATTACCGATGAGCTGGGGCGGCTCTCGATCGTGGTCGGCAAGGAAGGCAAGATCACCCAGCGTGCGCGGGTCAAATCGGCGACCGGCGGCTGGGAAAGCGCGATCCGTTCGATCAACGAGCTGATCGAGGACATGGTGCAGCCGACCGCCGAGGTGGCCCGCGTCATCGGCGCGGTGGCCAAGGGCGATCTTTCCCAGGCGATGGCGGTCGAGATCGACGGGCGCGCGCTGCGCGGCGAATTCCTGCGCATCGGCAAGGTGGTGAACACCATGGTCGAGCAGCTCGCCTCCTTCGCCTCCGAAGTGACGCGCGTGGCGCGCGAAGTGGGCACCGAGGGCAAGCTGGGCGGTCAGGCGGTGGTGAAGGGTGTCGCCGGCACCTGGAAGGACCTGACCGACAACGTCAACCTGATGGCCGCCAACCTGACCGGCCAGGTCCGCAACATCGCCGAGGTGACCACCGCCGTGGCCTCGGGCGACCTTTCCAAGAAGATCACCGTGGAGGTGAAGGGCGAGATCCTGGAGCTGAAGAACACCATCAACGTGATGGTCGACCAGCTCAATTCATTCGCGTCGGAAGTGACCCGCGTCGCCCGCGAGGTCGGCACCGAGGGCAAGCTGGGCGGACAGGCGCGGGTGGAAGGCGTCGCCGGCACCTGGAAGGACCTGACCGACAACGTCAACCTGATGGCGGACAACCTGACCGGTCAGGTCCGCAACATCGCCGAAGTGACGACGGCGGTGGCCTCGGGCGATCTTTCCAAGAAGATCACCGTCGACGTGAAGGGCGAGATCCTCGAGCTGAAGAACACCATCAACGTGATGGTCGACCAGCTCAACGGCTTCGCCTCCGAAGTGACCCGCGTCGCCCGCGAGGTGGGCACCGAGGGCAAGCTGGGCGGACAGGCGCAGGTGCGCGGCGTCGCCGGCACCTGGAAGGACCTGACCGACAACGTCAATCTGATGGCCGACAACCTCACTGGCCAGGTCCGCAACATCGCCGACGTCACCACCGCCGTGGCGCGCGGCGACCTTTCCAAGAAGATCACCGTCGATGTGAAGGGCGAGATCCTGGAGCTCAAGAACACCATCAACACGATGGTCGACCAGCTCAACGGCTTCGCCTCGGAAGTGACGCGCGTGGCGCGCGAGGTGGGTACCGAGGGCAAGCTGGGCGGACAGGCACAGGTGCCCGGCGTCGACGGCACCTGGAAGGACCTGACCGACAACGTCAACCTGATGGCCGACAACCTGACCGGCCAGGTCCGCAACATCGCCGAGGTGACCACCGCCGTGGCGCGCGGCGATCTTTCCAAGAAGATCACCGTCGACGTGAAGGGCGAAATCCTGGAGCTGAAGAACACCATCAACGTGATGGTCGACCAGCTCAACTCGTTCGCCTCCGAAGTGACGCGCGTCGCCCGCGAAGTCGGCTCGGAAGGCAAGCTGGGGGGGCAGGCGCAGGTGGAAGGCGTCGGCGGCACCTGGAAGGATCTGACCGACAACGTCAACCTGATGGCCGGCAACCTCACCGGCCAGGTCCGCAACATCGCCGAGGTGACCACCGCCGTGGCGCGCGGCGACCTTTCCAAGAAGATCACCGTCGACGTGAAGGGCGAAATCCTGGAGCTGAAGAACACCATCAACGTCATGGTCGACCAGCTCAATTCATTCGCGTCGGAAGTGACCCGCGTCGCCCGCGAAGTCGGCTCGGAAGGCAAGCTGGGTGGGCAGGCGCAGGTGGAAGGCGTCGGCGGCACCTGGAAGGACCTGACCGACAATGTGAACGCGATGGCGGCCAACCTGACCGGCCAGGTCCGCAACATTGCCGAGGTGACGACGGCCGTGGCGCTGGGCGACCTTTCCAAGAAGATCACCGTCGACGTGAAGGGCGAGATCCTCGAGCTGAAGAACACCATCAACACGATGGTCGACCAGCTCAACAGCTTCGCCTCCGAAGTGACCCGCGTCGCCCGCGAGGTCGGCACCGAGGGCAAGCTGGGCGGACAGGCGCAGGTGCGCGGCGTCGCCGGCACCTGGAAGGACCTGACCGACAACGTCAATCTGATGGCAGACAACCTCACTGGCCAGGTCCGCAACATCGCCGACGTCACCACCGCCGTGGCGCGCGGCGACCTTTCCAAGAAGATCACCGTCGACGTGAAGGGCGAGATCCTCGCCCTCAAGGACACGATCAACGTGATGGTCGACCAGCTCAACGGCTTCGCCTCGGAAGTGACCCGCGTCGCCCGCGAAGTGGGTACCGAGGGCAAGCTGGGCGGGCAGGCGCAGGTGCCCGGCGTGGGCGGCACCTGGAAGGACCTCACCGACAACGTCAACCTGATGGCGACCAACCTGACCAATCAGGTGCGCGGTATCGCCGACGTGGTGACCGCGGTGGCGCAGGGCAACCTCAAGCGCAAGCTGACCGTGGACGCCAAGGGCGAGATCGCGGCGCTGGCCGAGACGATCAACTTCATGATCGACACCCTCTCCACCTTCGGCGACCAGGTGACCAACATGGCCCGCGAGGTGGGCATCGAAGGCAAGCTGGGCGGCCAGGCGCGCGTGCCCGGCGCCGCCGGCCTGTGGCGCGACCTGACCGACAACGTCAACGCGATGGCGACCAACCTGACCAACCAAGTGCGATCGATCGCCGATGTGGCGACAGCGGTGACCAAGGGCGACCTTACCCGATCGGTCGCGGTGGAAGCGTCGGGCGAGATGGCCGCGCTGAAGGACAACATCAACGAGATGATCCGCAACCTCAAGGAACAGACCTTGAAGAACGCGGAACAGGATTGGCTCAAGACCAACTTGGCCCGCTTCTCGCGCATGCTGCAGGGCGAACGCGACCTGACCACCGTGTCCAATCTGATCATGTCGGAACTCGCGCCGCTGGTGAATGCGCAATATGGCGTCTTCTATGTCGCCAAGCGCGAGGCTGACGAAACCGTCCTGGAACTGGCGGCGAGCTATGGCGCGGAAAACCGCGAGGAGCTGAAGCGCGAATTCCAGCTGCGCGAAGGGCTGGTCGGCCAGGCCGCGGCCGACAAGCGGCCGATCCTGCTCAAGAACGCGCCTTCGGATTTCATCCGGATCGGATCGGGCCTGGGCCATGCCGCGCCGTCCAACGTCAACATCCTGCCCGCCCTGTTCGAGGATGACGTCAAGGCGGTGATCGAGCTGGCGTCGTTCAGCGATTTCAACGAGACCCACCAGACCTTCCTCGACCAGCTGATGGAGTCGGTCGGCATCGTGCTCAACACGATCGCCGCGACGATGCGCACCGAGGGCCTGCTCAAGCAGTCGCAGCTGCTGACACAGGAACTCCAGGCCCGCCAGACCGAATTGACCACCAAGCAGGAGGAACTGCACGCCACCAACGAGGAGCTGCAGGAGAAGGCGCAGCTGCTGGAAAATGAGAAGAAGCAGGTCGAGGCCAAGAATCTCGAGATCGACATGGCCCGCCGGGCGATCGAGGAGAAGGCCGAGCAGCTGGCCCTCACCTCCAAGTACAAGTCCGAATTCCTCGCCAACATGTCGCACGAGCTGCGCACGCCGCTCAACTCGCTGTTGATCCTGTCGAAGCTGCTGGCCGACAACCCGCAGGGCAACCTCAACGAGAAGCAGACCGAGTTCGCCCGCACCATCCACTCGGCCGGATCGGACCTGCTGAGCCTGATCAACGACATCCTCGACCTGTCGAAGATCGAATCGGGCACCGTCTCGATCGAGATCGGCGACATGCCGATGGGCAGCCTGAAGCTGCACATGGAGCGGACCTTCCGCCAGCTCGCAGCCGACAAGAATCTCGACTTCCGGGTCGAGTTCGACCAGGCCCTGCCCGCGTCGATCCGCACCGACGAGAAGCGGCTCCAGCAGATCGTGCTCAACCTGCTGTCCAACGCCTTCAAGTTCACCGCCCATGGCAGCGTCACCCTGGCGGTGCGCAACGCCAAGGCGGGCTGGAGCAGCAGCAACCCCGTTCTGCGCAACGCCGACGGGGTGATCGAGATCGCCGTGACCGATACCGGCATCGGCATCCCGAAGGACAAGCAGAAGCTGATCTTCGAGGCGTTCCAGCAGGCCGACGGCACCACCAGCCGCAAATATGGGGGCACCGGCCTGGGCCTGTCGATCAGCCGCGAGATCGCCCGGCTGCTGGGTGGCGAGCTGCAGGTCCGCTCAAACCCCGGCGAGGGATCGACCTTCACCCTGTTCGTGCCGACCCATACCGTTGCCCCGGCCACCACCGGAGAGGGCACGCCCGCCCGCTACGACAATAGCGGCGCCAATGTGCCCAGCGCGCTCCCCGCGCCGATGGAGGTGACCGACGATCGCGAGGCACTGGGCGACGCGCCGTTCGTCCTGATCGTGGAGGACGATCCGACCTTCGCCTCGATCCTGCTCGATGTCGCGCATGAGGCGGGGCTTAAGGGCGTTGTCTCGACCGCGGGCGCCGGCACGCTTGCCACCGCGCGCAAGATGCAGCCGCACGCGATCACCCTCGACCTCGGCCTCTCTGACATCGACGGCTTCGTCCTGCTCGATCTGCTCAAGCATGATCCGCAGACGATGGACATCCCGATCCACGTCATATCGGGTGCCGACCGGCTGGCATCCGCCCATTCGCTGGGCGCGGCGGGCGTGACTGAGAAGCCCGCCTCCCCCGACGCCCTGAAATCGGTGTTCGAAGGGCTGCTGGCCCGGATCGACAGCGAGCCGGCACGGCCGCCGCTGACCTTGATCGAGGGCAGCGATCCTGCCCCGACCCTGCGGCCGGTGCCAGAACTGGCTGGTGCCAGGATCCTGATCGTCGACGACGATATCCGCAACATCTACTCGCTGACCAGCGTGCTGGAGAGCTACGACGTCCAGGTGCTCCACGCCGAGCGCGGCGCCGACGGCATCCTGATCCTCGAACAGACCCCCGGCATCGATATCGCCCTGATCGACATCATGATGCCGGAGATGGACGGCTATGAGACGATGCAGCAGATCCGCGAGCGACCGCAGCTCGCCGAACTGCCGCTGATCGCGGTGACGGCCAAGGCGATGAAGGGCGACCGGCAGAAATGCCTCGATGCCGGCGCGTCGGACTATATCGCCAAGCCGGTGGACATCGAGCTGATGCTGGCACTGCTCCGGGTATGGATCGCGAGATCCCGGGCCTCGTCCGCCGGCGCGCTCGAACATTCGGCGGCCGAATGA
- a CDS encoding response regulator, with protein sequence MSPARNDRPVPKLPGLTPAPADERARILIVDDDERNLLALRTVLEEVADVVLARSGEEALRHLLKGEFAVILLDVFMPQMDGYEAAQIIRQREQTKRIPIIFLSAVNKETEHLIRGYSMGAVDYVFKPVEPIVLRSKVGVFVDLYQMRREIQRKAAAEQQLLDENLRANAELLRTEQELRLAEQRQLAIIESLPIILYLEAPDAAPRIPKFVSGNFQHVTGYDVEELRRQPTLWQDRLHPDDRERVDQAYRDRASDGSFAVEYRWRAANGEYRHFLDQAVLLRDADGAPVEFAGTLLDVTDRKELELQLLQSRKMDAIGKLTGGIAHDFNNLLAAILGGLRLIERRISLDEDQSRIIGMTKHAAEQGAELVARLLSFARRQKLEPAPIQADVLAASVRDLLAHTLGGIVELKWNSAKAVWSAFADQTQLELALMNLIINARDAMPQGGTISVSARNDRIIHDPGGIAPGDYVVFEVADEGGGISPELLERVMEPFFTTKPVGKGTGLGLSMVYGFAQQSGGTIRIDSRVGEGTRVQIWLPRARAAARAAAPKTDATTAAMAPGERFSILLVDDHEGVRATTAAMLSDAGHAVTTAGDGREALDLLDGELAIDLLLTDYAMPQVSGSELVRRARGGRPDLPAVMITGNAEAVDSADLAFGVLTLAKPFTPDQLDQAIRAAVARPAETRVA encoded by the coding sequence ATGAGCCCGGCCCGCAACGACCGGCCCGTGCCGAAACTGCCCGGCCTCACCCCCGCCCCGGCCGACGAGCGCGCCCGCATCCTGATCGTCGATGACGACGAGCGGAACCTGCTGGCCCTGCGCACGGTGCTGGAGGAGGTCGCCGACGTCGTCCTTGCCAGATCGGGCGAGGAGGCGCTGCGCCACCTGCTCAAGGGCGAGTTCGCGGTGATCCTGCTGGACGTCTTCATGCCCCAGATGGACGGCTATGAGGCCGCCCAGATCATCCGCCAGCGCGAGCAGACCAAGCGCATCCCGATCATCTTCCTGTCGGCGGTGAACAAGGAGACCGAGCATCTGATCCGCGGCTATTCGATGGGCGCGGTCGACTATGTGTTCAAGCCGGTGGAACCGATCGTGCTGCGATCGAAGGTCGGCGTGTTCGTCGATCTCTACCAGATGCGTCGCGAGATCCAGCGCAAGGCGGCGGCCGAGCAACAGTTGCTGGATGAGAATCTGCGCGCCAATGCCGAACTGCTGCGCACCGAGCAGGAGCTCCGGCTGGCCGAACAGCGCCAGCTGGCCATCATCGAATCGCTGCCGATCATCCTCTATCTGGAAGCCCCCGACGCCGCGCCGCGCATTCCCAAATTCGTCAGCGGCAATTTTCAGCATGTGACCGGCTATGATGTGGAGGAACTGCGCCGCCAGCCGACCCTGTGGCAGGACCGGCTCCATCCCGACGATCGCGAGCGGGTCGACCAGGCCTATCGCGACCGGGCGAGCGACGGCAGCTTCGCGGTCGAATATCGCTGGCGCGCCGCCAATGGCGAATATCGCCACTTCCTGGATCAGGCGGTGCTGCTGCGCGATGCCGATGGCGCGCCGGTGGAGTTCGCAGGAACATTGCTGGACGTCACCGACCGCAAGGAGCTGGAACTGCAACTGCTGCAAAGCCGGAAGATGGATGCGATCGGCAAGCTCACCGGCGGCATCGCGCATGATTTCAACAACCTGCTCGCCGCCATATTGGGTGGGCTGCGGCTGATCGAGCGGCGCATCTCGCTGGACGAGGACCAGAGCAGGATCATCGGCATGACCAAGCATGCCGCCGAACAGGGCGCCGAACTGGTCGCGCGGCTGCTGTCCTTCGCGCGGCGGCAGAAGCTGGAACCCGCGCCGATCCAGGCCGACGTGCTCGCCGCGTCGGTCCGCGATCTGCTCGCCCATACGCTGGGCGGCATCGTCGAACTCAAATGGAACAGCGCCAAGGCGGTCTGGTCTGCCTTCGCCGACCAGACCCAGCTGGAGCTGGCGCTGATGAACCTGATCATCAATGCCCGCGACGCGATGCCGCAGGGCGGCACGATCAGCGTCAGCGCCCGCAACGACCGGATCATCCACGATCCGGGCGGGATCGCGCCGGGCGACTATGTGGTGTTCGAGGTCGCCGACGAGGGCGGCGGCATCTCGCCCGAACTGCTTGAACGGGTGATGGAGCCTTTCTTCACCACCAAGCCGGTCGGCAAGGGCACCGGCCTCGGCCTGTCGATGGTCTATGGCTTCGCGCAGCAATCGGGCGGCACCATCCGCATCGACAGCCGGGTGGGCGAAGGCACCCGAGTACAGATTTGGCTGCCCCGCGCCCGCGCCGCCGCGCGCGCCGCCGCGCCCAAGACCGACGCCACGACCGCAGCCATGGCTCCGGGAGAGCGCTTTTCGATCCTGCTCGTCGACGACCATGAGGGCGTGCGCGCGACCACGGCGGCGATGCTGAGCGACGCAGGCCATGCGGTGACCACGGCCGGAGACGGCCGCGAGGCGCTCGATCTGCTCGACGGCGAACTGGCGATCGACCTGTTGCTGACCGACTATGCTATGCCGCAGGTCTCCGGCAGCGAACTGGTCCGCCGTGCGCGGGGTGGCCGGCCCGACCTGCCGGCGGTCATGATCACGGGCAATGCGGAAGCGGTGGACAGCGCCGATCTCGCCTTCGGCGTCCTGACCCTGGCCAAGCCGTTCACCCCAGACCAGCTCGATCAGGCGATCCGCGCCGCGGTGGCGCGGCCGGCGGAAACACGGGTGGCCTGA
- a CDS encoding aspartate/glutamate racemase family protein encodes MRTIGLIGGMSWESSAEYYRIINREAQRRLGGVHSARSLMLSVDFGEIEKLQHDGDWESLTAEMIEAARALERGGADFIVLCTNTMHRMADEMAASVAIPLLHIVDPTAAALKSAGVARVGLLGTAFTMEQDFYRGRLAGHGLQVLVPEAGDRATVHRIIYEELVKGEVREPSRTAYREIIARLIEAGAETIILGCTEIMLLVREEDSAVPLFDTTTLHALAAVDKALA; translated from the coding sequence ATGAGGACCATCGGCCTGATCGGCGGTATGAGCTGGGAAAGCTCGGCCGAATATTATCGGATCATCAACCGCGAGGCGCAGCGGCGGCTGGGCGGCGTCCATTCGGCGCGCAGCCTGATGCTGTCGGTCGATTTCGGCGAGATCGAGAAACTCCAGCATGACGGCGACTGGGAAAGCCTGACCGCCGAGATGATCGAGGCGGCCCGAGCGCTCGAACGGGGCGGTGCGGATTTCATCGTTCTGTGCACCAACACGATGCACCGCATGGCGGACGAGATGGCGGCGAGCGTCGCCATCCCCCTGCTCCACATCGTCGATCCCACCGCCGCGGCGCTGAAGTCGGCGGGCGTGGCCCGGGTCGGCCTGCTCGGTACCGCCTTTACGATGGAGCAGGATTTCTACAGGGGCCGACTGGCGGGCCATGGCCTGCAGGTGCTGGTGCCCGAGGCCGGCGACCGCGCGACCGTCCATCGGATCATCTATGAGGAACTGGTGAAGGGCGAGGTTCGCGAACCCTCCCGTACCGCCTATCGCGAGATCATCGCCCGGCTCATCGAGGCGGGAGCGGAGACGATCATACTCGGCTGCACCGAGATCATGCTGCTGGTGCGGGAGGAGGATAGCGCCGTGCCGCTATTCGACACGACCACCCTGCATGCGCTGGCGGCGGTGGATAAAGCCTTGGCCTGA
- the ligA gene encoding NAD-dependent DNA ligase LigA has product MTTESEAAERLAFLAAEIARHNALYHGEDAPEISDADYDALMRENNALEAEYPHLIRADSPSKLVGATPSGHLAKVAHAQPMLSLDNAFADEDVTEFVERVRRYLKLGDGEPVALTAEPKIDGLSCSLRYEHGVLVLAATRGDGTTGEDVTANVRTIDDIPQRLKGADLLSEPPAVFEIRGEVYMAKADFAALNARLLAEAEDPAKARQFANPRNAAAGSLRQKDPSVTASRPLRFLAHGWGEVSALPADTQKGVIDAIAAWGVPVSDDFVRMDGAEQALSHYRAIEAKRADLPFDIDGVVYKVDRLDWQKRLGFVARAPRWAIAHKFPAEKAQTLLNDIDIQVGRTGKLTPVARLEPVTVGGVVVTNATLHNADEIGRLNVWPGDRVVVQRAGDVIPQIVENLSRDEARGPWPFPETCPECGSAAEREPGEVDYRCTGGLICPAQRVERLRHFVSRHALDIEGLGITNIENFFRDQLVQSPADIFKLTKETLLSRERWAEISANNLIAAIDAKRNPPLDRFLFALGIRHVGEVTARDLARRYRSWDALKTVIDRAIEARDAAVQAVGEPDDKYAVRIAKELAAIIETPGVGPEVALALIDFFAEPHNQEAVADLLSQLQPADVIHETRASAVSGKTVVFTGTLETMSRDEAKAQAEALGAKVAGSVSAKTDLVVAGPGAGSKLKKASDLGVEVTDEAGWGAIVAAAG; this is encoded by the coding sequence ATGACCACCGAATCCGAAGCCGCCGAACGGCTCGCCTTCCTCGCCGCCGAGATCGCGCGGCACAATGCGCTCTATCATGGCGAGGATGCGCCCGAGATTTCGGACGCCGACTATGACGCGCTGATGCGCGAGAACAATGCGCTGGAGGCGGAATATCCGCACCTGATCCGCGCGGATTCGCCGTCGAAGCTGGTTGGCGCCACGCCCTCGGGGCATCTCGCCAAGGTCGCTCATGCGCAGCCGATGCTCAGCCTCGACAATGCCTTTGCCGACGAGGACGTGACCGAGTTCGTGGAGCGGGTGCGCCGCTATCTGAAGCTGGGCGACGGCGAACCGGTGGCGCTCACCGCCGAACCCAAGATCGATGGGCTGTCCTGCTCGCTGCGCTACGAACATGGTGTGCTGGTGCTGGCGGCGACCCGCGGCGACGGCACGACCGGCGAGGACGTCACCGCTAATGTCCGCACGATCGACGACATTCCGCAGCGGCTGAAGGGTGCCGATCTGCTCAGCGAACCGCCCGCCGTGTTCGAGATTCGGGGCGAGGTCTATATGGCGAAGGCGGATTTCGCCGCGCTCAACGCCCGGCTGCTCGCCGAAGCGGAGGACCCGGCCAAGGCGCGCCAGTTCGCCAATCCGCGCAACGCCGCCGCTGGGTCGCTGCGCCAGAAGGATCCCTCGGTGACGGCTTCACGCCCCTTGCGTTTTCTGGCGCATGGCTGGGGCGAAGTCTCCGCCCTCCCCGCCGACACCCAGAAAGGCGTGATCGACGCCATTGCAGCCTGGGGCGTCCCGGTCTCAGACGATTTCGTCCGCATGGATGGCGCGGAACAGGCGCTCTCCCATTATCGCGCGATCGAGGCGAAGCGTGCCGACCTGCCCTTCGATATCGACGGTGTCGTCTACAAGGTCGACCGGCTCGACTGGCAGAAGCGGCTCGGCTTCGTCGCCCGCGCGCCGCGCTGGGCGATCGCGCACAAATTCCCGGCCGAAAAGGCCCAGACCCTGCTCAACGACATCGACATCCAGGTCGGCCGCACCGGCAAGCTGACCCCGGTGGCGCGGCTGGAGCCGGTGACGGTGGGCGGCGTCGTCGTCACCAATGCGACGCTCCATAATGCCGACGAGATCGGCCGCCTCAACGTGTGGCCGGGGGACCGGGTGGTCGTCCAGCGCGCCGGGGACGTCATCCCGCAGATCGTCGAGAATCTGTCGCGCGACGAAGCGCGCGGGCCATGGCCCTTTCCCGAGACCTGCCCCGAATGCGGATCGGCGGCCGAGCGGGAACCCGGCGAGGTCGATTATCGCTGCACCGGCGGGCTGATCTGCCCCGCCCAGCGGGTCGAGCGGCTGCGCCATTTCGTTTCGCGCCACGCACTCGACATCGAGGGGCTGGGCATCACCAATATCGAGAATTTCTTCAGGGACCAGCTCGTTCAGTCTCCGGCCGACATTTTCAAACTGACGAAGGAAACCCTGCTAAGTCGTGAACGTTGGGCCGAAATTTCAGCCAACAATCTGATTGCCGCGATCGATGCCAAACGCAATCCGCCGCTCGACCGCTTCCTGTTCGCGCTGGGCATCCGCCATGTCGGCGAGGTGACCGCACGCGATCTGGCCCGCCGCTATCGCAGCTGGGACGCGCTCAAGACGGTGATCGATCGCGCGATCGAAGCGCGCGACGCGGCGGTGCAGGCGGTGGGGGAACCCGACGACAAATATGCGGTCCGCATTGCCAAGGAACTGGCGGCGATCATCGAGACGCCAGGCGTAGGCCCCGAAGTGGCGCTGGCGCTGATCGACTTCTTCGCCGAGCCGCACAATCAGGAGGCGGTGGCCGATCTGCTGTCGCAGCTCCAGCCCGCCGACGTGATCCACGAGACGCGGGCTTCGGCGGTGAGCGGCAAGACAGTGGTGTTCACCGGCACGCTTGAGACGATGTCGCGCGACGAGGCGAAGGCCCAGGCCGAGGCGCTCGGCGCCAAGGTGGCAGGATCGGTGTCGGCCAAGACCGACCTGGTCGTCGCGGGGCCGGGCGCGGGATCGAAACTGAAGAAGGCGAGCGACCTGGGTGTCGAGGTGACCGACGAGGCGGGCTGGGGCGCGATCGTGGCGGCGGCGGGGTGA
- a CDS encoding DedA family protein, with translation MFHAIIAALASFIIAVISWGGYTGIVILMAIESACIPLPSEIIMPFSGYLVSTGQFDLYMAATAGAIGCNVGSIFAYELGKRGGRAVVDRWGRYFLMSHSDLDRAERFFARWGDLTVLICRLLPAIRSFIAFPAGVARMPLFRFHLYTFIGSWPWCFGLAWVGMKLGDQWRTDARLSGILHKLDFVIVGLILASGIWFVWHRLKKPASKA, from the coding sequence ATGTTCCACGCCATCATCGCCGCGCTCGCCAGCTTCATCATCGCGGTGATCAGCTGGGGCGGCTACACCGGCATCGTCATCCTGATGGCGATCGAAAGCGCCTGCATCCCGCTGCCGTCCGAGATCATCATGCCCTTCTCGGGCTATCTCGTCTCCACCGGGCAGTTCGACCTCTACATGGCGGCGACGGCCGGAGCGATCGGCTGCAATGTCGGGTCGATCTTCGCCTATGAACTGGGCAAGCGCGGCGGGCGCGCCGTCGTAGACCGCTGGGGCCGCTATTTCCTGATGAGCCACAGCGACCTCGATCGCGCCGAACGCTTCTTCGCGCGGTGGGGCGACCTGACCGTGCTGATCTGCCGGCTGCTGCCCGCGATCCGGTCGTTCATCGCCTTCCCGGCCGGGGTCGCGCGGATGCCGCTGTTCCGCTTCCACCTCTACACCTTTATCGGCTCCTGGCCCTGGTGTTTCGGCCTCGCCTGGGTGGGCATGAAGCTGGGCGACCAGTGGCGCACCGATGCGCGGCTGAGCGGGATCCTCCACAAGCTCGATTTCGTCATCGTCGGACTGATCCTGGCGAGCGGCATCTGGTTCGTCTGGCACCGCCTCAAGAAACCCGCGTCGAAGGCATGA